From one Butyricimonas faecihominis genomic stretch:
- a CDS encoding YjbH domain-containing protein → MRRLLIGLLVVMGCIPILRAQEYSGVTGMIHVPTAEMATEGEARIGFFFLNQEFLPDTYQYEGEKFNTTNHFLAITPFPWIEIAYVCTILKGIDNDGHVGHNKKDRYFHLKVRPLKEGKWWPAIAIGTQDPGSKVNESYAEGKYPVNDYFQNYYIAASKHVMYRRNEFGFHLTYRYFTSDFNAKWRGIAAGITYRPSFARNLRATIEYTGDDINIGADCLLWKHLFLQATLQNGKHFTGGLCFKLNLLGKTHPD, encoded by the coding sequence ATGAGAAGATTATTGATTGGCCTCCTTGTCGTGATGGGCTGCATTCCGATATTGAGGGCGCAAGAGTATTCGGGCGTTACCGGCATGATCCACGTGCCCACGGCGGAAATGGCGACAGAGGGAGAAGCCCGTATCGGTTTCTTCTTCCTGAATCAGGAATTTCTTCCTGACACCTACCAGTATGAAGGAGAGAAATTCAACACGACCAACCATTTTCTGGCCATCACCCCCTTCCCTTGGATAGAAATAGCGTATGTCTGTACCATACTGAAGGGGATTGACAACGATGGCCATGTCGGACATAATAAGAAAGACCGGTACTTTCACCTGAAAGTGCGTCCGCTGAAAGAAGGCAAATGGTGGCCTGCAATTGCCATAGGCACCCAGGATCCCGGCAGCAAGGTGAACGAGTCCTATGCCGAAGGCAAATATCCGGTCAACGACTACTTCCAGAATTATTATATAGCCGCCAGCAAACACGTCATGTACAGGCGGAATGAATTTGGTTTTCATTTGACCTACCGCTATTTTACATCGGATTTCAATGCCAAATGGCGGGGCATAGCCGCCGGTATCACCTATCGCCCGTCCTTTGCCAGAAACCTTCGGGCAACGATAGAATATACCGGTGACGATATCAACATCGGCGCAGACTGTTTGTTGTGGAAACACCTCTTTTTGCAGGCAACCTTGCAGAATGGGAAACATTTCACAGGTGGCCTGTGTTTCAAGTTAAACCTGTTGGGCAAGACCCACCCTGATTGA
- the mobC gene encoding conjugal transfer protein MobC, translating to MSQQEDDLRALAKIMDFLRAVSIILVVVHLYWYGYEAVRLWGIDIGVVDRVLVNFDRTAGLFHHILYTKLFALLLLALSCLGTKGVKEEKITWGRIWTVLAAGLALFFLNWWMLSLPLPVEANVAFYAASMAAGYVCLLMSGTWMSRLLRTNLMDDVFNVENESFMQETRLMENEYSVNLPTRFYYRKKWNDGYINVVNPFRASIVLGTPGSGKSYAVVNSFIKQMIEKSYSMYIYDFKFSDLSTIAYNHLMNHGDGYKVKPKFYVINFDDPRRSHRCNPIHPDFMEDITDAYESAYTILLNLNKTWVQKQGDFFVESPIILFASIIWFLRIYQDGKYCTFPHAIELLNRRYEDVFPILTSYPELENYLSPFMDAWQGGAAEQLMGQIASAKIPLSRMISPQLYWVMSDSEFTLDINNPDEPKILCVGNNPDRQNIYGAALGLYNSRIVKLINKKGKLKSAVIIDELPTIYFKGLDNLIATARSNKVAVCLGFQDFSQLKRDYGDKEAAVVMNTVGNIFSGQVVGETAKTLSERFGKILQKRQSVTINREDKSTSINTQMESLIPASKISTLTQGMFVGAVADNFNERIEQKIFHCEIVVDVEKVKREEQAYKPIPVITDFTDADGNDRMKEMIQENYNRIKAEVRQIVADELQRIQSDPELQHLLQGK from the coding sequence ATGTCACAACAGGAAGACGATTTGAGGGCGTTGGCGAAAATCATGGACTTTCTCCGCGCCGTGAGCATTATTCTGGTGGTCGTCCACCTCTATTGGTACGGGTATGAAGCCGTAAGGCTGTGGGGCATCGACATCGGTGTCGTGGACCGGGTGCTGGTCAATTTCGACCGCACCGCCGGACTGTTCCACCATATCCTTTACACAAAACTTTTTGCGCTGTTGCTATTGGCTCTCTCTTGCTTGGGTACAAAGGGCGTGAAGGAGGAAAAAATCACGTGGGGCAGGATTTGGACGGTGCTTGCCGCAGGGCTGGCCCTGTTCTTCCTGAACTGGTGGATGCTCTCCCTGCCGCTGCCCGTGGAAGCCAACGTAGCCTTCTATGCCGCTTCGATGGCGGCGGGCTATGTCTGCCTCCTGATGTCCGGCACGTGGATGAGCCGCCTCTTGCGCACCAACCTCATGGATGACGTGTTCAACGTGGAAAACGAGAGCTTCATGCAGGAGACGCGCCTCATGGAGAACGAGTATTCGGTGAACCTGCCTACGCGCTTCTATTACAGGAAGAAGTGGAACGACGGGTACATCAACGTGGTAAACCCGTTCCGCGCTTCCATCGTATTGGGCACTCCGGGCAGCGGAAAGTCGTATGCCGTGGTAAACAGCTTTATCAAGCAGATGATTGAAAAATCTTACTCGATGTACATCTATGACTTCAAGTTCAGCGACCTTTCCACCATCGCTTACAACCACCTGATGAACCACGGCGACGGCTACAAGGTCAAGCCGAAGTTCTACGTCATTAACTTCGACGACCCGCGCCGGAGCCACCGCTGCAATCCCATTCACCCGGATTTCATGGAGGACATCACCGATGCCTACGAAAGTGCCTATACCATTTTATTAAATTTGAACAAAACTTGGGTGCAAAAGCAAGGCGACTTCTTCGTGGAGAGTCCGATTATACTTTTTGCCAGTATTATCTGGTTTTTACGGATTTATCAGGATGGAAAGTATTGCACCTTCCCACACGCCATTGAGTTGCTGAACAGACGTTATGAGGATGTTTTCCCTATTCTCACCAGCTATCCGGAGTTGGAAAACTATCTTTCGCCCTTTATGGACGCTTGGCAGGGAGGTGCAGCCGAGCAGTTGATGGGGCAAATCGCATCAGCGAAGATACCGCTCTCGCGCATGATTTCCCCACAGCTTTATTGGGTCATGTCAGACAGTGAGTTTACGTTGGATATTAACAACCCGGATGAGCCTAAGATTCTCTGCGTCGGCAATAATCCCGACCGTCAGAACATCTACGGCGCGGCGTTGGGTCTGTACAATTCCCGAATTGTCAAGCTCATTAACAAGAAGGGCAAGCTGAAGTCGGCGGTAATCATCGACGAGCTGCCTACGATTTACTTCAAGGGATTGGATAATCTTATCGCCACTGCCCGAAGCAACAAGGTGGCGGTCTGCCTCGGCTTTCAGGACTTTTCGCAGTTGAAACGCGATTATGGGGACAAAGAAGCGGCGGTCGTGATGAACACGGTGGGAAACATCTTTTCGGGTCAAGTCGTTGGTGAGACCGCCAAAACGCTTTCCGAGCGTTTCGGCAAAATCTTGCAGAAGCGGCAGAGCGTCACCATCAACCGGGAGGACAAGTCCACCTCCATCAACACGCAGATGGAGAGCCTGATACCCGCGAGCAAGATTTCCACGCTGACGCAGGGCATGTTCGTGGGCGCGGTGGCCGACAACTTCAACGAGCGCATCGAGCAGAAAATCTTTCATTGCGAGATTGTGGTGGACGTGGAGAAGGTGAAGCGCGAGGAACAGGCTTACAAGCCCATCCCCGTCATCACGGACTTCACCGATGCCGACGGCAACGACCGCATGAAGGAAATGATACAGGAGAACTACAACCGCATCAAGGCGGAAGTGCGGCAGATTGTCGCCGACGAGTTGCAGCGCATCCAGTCCGACCCGGAACTGCAACACCTCTTGCAGGGCAAGTAA
- a CDS encoding GNAT family N-acetyltransferase — protein sequence MVKKKRKHGGHYCKVCGCHKSNESFSGRGHALHICKECQSLPKDEQADMMRCNEVERAAFRFPMRRQDWELLEKYAKKYKDRESGKFAQEMLDMKRGVFVPEEDDEEADEWNNDIFQVAETPFSELEEDTRTAMEELLEDNINEYMIHKDYIPEGKDLQDIADWVLKETNDTFYLKAVPDDAYRRLVDDTVRKMVKEWKDDGLEIKTYAESLTIMETERLVIRKITRKDTGALLALMGKSEVMYAWEHGFDKKEVRQWVNRQFSRYRKDGYGYFALVLKDGGKLIGQAGLMKSVINGNEAVELGYILDNAYWHNGYATEAARRCLRYAFEKLGLQEVYCSIRPENTSSIRVAEAIAMKPCGSHTIIYNGKEMPHLLYKTEKPMQ from the coding sequence ATGGTGAAGAAGAAAAGGAAACACGGCGGACACTACTGCAAGGTATGCGGCTGCCACAAGTCCAACGAGAGCTTCTCGGGCAGAGGACACGCGCTGCACATCTGCAAGGAATGCCAGTCGCTTCCAAAGGACGAACAGGCGGACATGATGCGCTGCAACGAGGTGGAACGCGCCGCGTTCCGCTTCCCCATGAGGCGGCAGGACTGGGAACTGCTGGAAAAATATGCCAAGAAGTACAAGGACAGGGAGTCGGGAAAATTCGCGCAGGAGATGCTGGACATGAAACGGGGCGTTTTTGTGCCGGAAGAGGACGATGAAGAAGCGGATGAATGGAACAACGACATTTTTCAGGTAGCGGAAACCCCGTTTTCGGAATTGGAGGAAGACACCCGTACCGCCATGGAGGAACTACTGGAGGACAACATCAACGAGTACATGATACACAAGGACTATATCCCCGAAGGGAAGGACTTGCAGGACATAGCCGATTGGGTGTTGAAGGAAACCAATGACACGTTTTACTTGAAAGCCGTTCCCGATGACGCCTACCGCAGGCTGGTGGATGATACCGTCCGGAAGATGGTCAAGGAGTGGAAAGACGACGGCTTGGAGATAAAGACCTACGCCGAGTCGCTCACGATCATGGAAACGGAACGGCTCGTCATCCGCAAAATCACCCGCAAGGACACGGGCGCGTTGCTCGCCCTCATGGGCAAGTCGGAAGTCATGTACGCATGGGAACACGGCTTTGACAAGAAGGAGGTGCGCCAATGGGTGAACCGCCAGTTCTCCCGTTACCGCAAGGACGGCTACGGGTATTTCGCCCTTGTGTTGAAAGACGGGGGCAAACTTATCGGACAGGCCGGGCTGATGAAAAGCGTGATAAACGGGAATGAAGCGGTGGAACTCGGCTACATCCTGGACAATGCGTATTGGCACAACGGCTATGCCACGGAAGCCGCCCGAAGATGCCTGCGGTACGCTTTCGAGAAACTGGGCTTGCAAGAGGTCTATTGCAGCATCCGTCCCGAAAACACGTCCTCCATCCGTGTGGCGGAAGCCATTGCCATGAAACCTTGCGGCAGCCATACCATTATATACAATGGAAAAGAAATGCCCCATCTGCTGTATAAAACGGAGAAACCAATGCAGTAA
- a CDS encoding beta-sandwich domain-containing protein, whose protein sequence is MENLRNLSRWGMFAFLSVALCTSFVGCSDDDPDYSNVTPPTVSVSHSISGRVTGMDGNGLSATVSMNGESTQTGADGTFTFDDVDAGSYTLTASAPGKQSKETTVTVAESGSGANVVWNVSLPNEGTTIEVAANGDTEANVTSETIEGNDEGAVTVAVTVPETAELPAGSSIVVTPLYTLDEAEANTRATSRAAESVMLIGTSVACTDANATLSSPIELAYDVDAEVAQSITAQKYVNGQWVDAEYTVEGGQVIVFADQFTSYTLLFGADVTSSSTSTPLAFEQDLWDNLYGSGDMTVGSASFTYHIGTEITSSGTSRITAYLIEILARIAGAGVTTATGTYPINVTLPVGTALHVAGTQQVTTLTVSALNRSVSGRQYGDVAVVTTSYNRNHNGGTSDN, encoded by the coding sequence ATGGAAAATCTTAGAAATCTATCAAGATGGGGAATGTTCGCATTCCTTAGTGTGGCTTTGTGCACCAGTTTCGTAGGGTGCAGTGACGATGATCCGGATTACAGCAACGTGACGCCGCCCACGGTGTCCGTATCGCACAGTATCAGCGGGCGTGTCACCGGCATGGACGGCAACGGCCTTTCGGCTACCGTGAGCATGAACGGCGAATCGACACAGACCGGCGCAGATGGCACGTTCACTTTTGACGATGTGGATGCCGGAAGTTATACCCTGACGGCTTCCGCTCCGGGGAAACAGTCCAAGGAAACAACCGTCACCGTTGCAGAAAGCGGAAGCGGAGCCAATGTCGTATGGAACGTGTCATTGCCCAATGAAGGCACGACCATTGAAGTAGCCGCCAACGGCGATACGGAGGCCAACGTGACTTCAGAGACCATCGAAGGCAATGACGAGGGCGCGGTCACAGTGGCTGTCACCGTACCCGAGACGGCGGAATTGCCTGCGGGAAGTTCCATCGTGGTTACCCCGCTTTACACGCTGGATGAAGCCGAAGCCAATACCCGTGCCACTTCCCGTGCTGCCGAAAGCGTCATGCTGATTGGTACAAGCGTGGCTTGCACCGATGCGAACGCCACGCTTTCAAGTCCCATCGAATTGGCTTACGATGTGGATGCGGAAGTGGCGCAATCCATCACGGCACAGAAATACGTGAACGGGCAATGGGTGGATGCAGAATATACTGTAGAAGGCGGACAAGTAATCGTGTTTGCCGACCAGTTCACTTCCTATACGTTGCTCTTTGGAGCGGATGTGACTTCTTCCTCCACAAGCACGCCGTTGGCCTTTGAACAAGACCTGTGGGACAACCTGTATGGATCGGGTGACATGACCGTTGGTTCGGCCTCGTTCACTTATCACATCGGAACGGAAATCACTTCGTCCGGGACCAGTCGGATAACCGCTTACCTGATTGAGATTCTGGCCCGCATTGCCGGCGCAGGTGTCACTACGGCTACGGGAACTTACCCCATCAATGTGACCTTGCCCGTCGGTACGGCCTTGCACGTGGCAGGTACTCAACAAGTGACCACTTTGACCGTCTCCGCATTGAACCGTTCCGTCAGTGGAAGACAATACGGTGATGTGGCAGTCGTGACAACCTCTTACAACAGAAACCATAATGGAGGGACGAGTGACAATTGA
- a CDS encoding ATP-binding protein, whose translation MNITNIDDIRKLASGDEGGRTEYKLITGQLERGMETLCAFLNGEGGTVLFGVADNGKITGQEVSDKTKREIAEAIRLFEPFATITVSYANIPDTDKQVIALYAEEQRYMRPFTYKGRAYQRIESVTSVMPQDKYNHLLMQRGGKYSWEAIPNPDLQISDLDENVIIGAVRAGINCGRLPETTIREEIPAILEKFDLLHDGKLNNAAAVLFGRNLYDYPQCLLRMARFRGTSKEEFIDNQRQQGNIYALLDAAMSFFFKHLSLSGKIEGLYREEKLSIPYKALRECCINAFCHRAYHRPGGSVGIAIYDDRVEIESSGAFPPDMTLEKLLGGHSSEPPNLIIANVLYKSELLESWGRGISLMIDECRRAGIPDPEFHTDGSSVWVVFRYEMETAGQASDKHPTSTRQAPDKYPTSIVRLIELIGEHTCSLKEMMGMMELKDRENFLGNYLNPSMEAGLVEPLYPDQPKHPKQKYRLTEQGKALLERGE comes from the coding sequence ATGAATATAACCAATATAGACGACATACGCAAACTGGCCTCCGGCGATGAAGGGGGACGGACAGAATACAAGCTGATCACCGGGCAGTTGGAGCGCGGCATGGAGACACTGTGCGCCTTCCTCAACGGCGAGGGCGGTACGGTACTGTTCGGCGTGGCTGACAACGGGAAAATCACCGGTCAGGAAGTGAGCGACAAGACGAAACGGGAAATTGCGGAAGCCATCCGCCTATTCGAGCCGTTTGCCACGATAACGGTCTCATACGCAAACATTCCCGACACGGACAAACAGGTCATTGCCTTATATGCTGAGGAACAACGCTATATGCGTCCGTTCACATATAAAGGCAGGGCTTACCAGCGGATAGAAAGCGTGACGTCTGTCATGCCGCAGGACAAGTACAACCACCTGCTGATGCAAAGGGGCGGCAAATACAGTTGGGAGGCAATCCCCAACCCCGACCTGCAAATCAGCGACCTCGACGAGAATGTCATCATCGGTGCGGTACGCGCCGGAATCAACTGCGGACGCCTGCCGGAAACCACCATTCGCGAAGAAATACCCGCCATCCTTGAAAAATTCGACCTGTTGCATGACGGGAAGCTGAACAATGCCGCCGCCGTACTGTTCGGGCGCAATCTGTACGACTATCCCCAATGCCTGTTGCGAATGGCAAGGTTCAGAGGCACAAGCAAAGAGGAATTCATAGACAACCAAAGACAGCAAGGGAACATCTACGCGCTATTGGACGCTGCCATGTCGTTTTTTTTCAAGCACCTGTCCTTGTCGGGTAAAATAGAGGGGCTGTACCGTGAAGAAAAGCTGAGCATACCTTACAAGGCATTGAGGGAATGTTGCATCAACGCCTTTTGTCACAGAGCCTACCACCGTCCGGGCGGTTCGGTGGGCATCGCCATTTATGACGACCGCGTGGAAATAGAGAGCAGCGGCGCGTTCCCTCCCGACATGACCCTTGAAAAACTGCTTGGCGGACACAGTTCAGAGCCGCCCAACCTCATCATAGCCAACGTGCTTTACAAAAGCGAGTTGCTGGAAAGCTGGGGTCGCGGCATCAGCCTGATGATAGACGAGTGCCGCCGTGCCGGCATACCCGACCCGGAATTCCACACGGACGGGAGTTCCGTATGGGTGGTATTCCGCTATGAGATGGAAACGGCTGGACAAGCATCCGACAAGCATCCGACAAGTACCCGACAAGCACCCGACAAGTACCCGACAAGCATCGTCCGGCTCATTGAACTGATAGGGGAACACACTTGCTCGCTGAAAGAAATGATGGGAATGATGGAACTGAAGGACAGGGAGAATTTCTTGGGCAATTACCTTAACCCGTCTATGGAAGCCGGATTGGTGGAACCGCTCTATCCTGACCAGCCGAAACATCCCAAGCAGAAATACAGGCTCACCGAACAAGGAAAGGCTTTGCTGGAAAGGGGTGAGTAA
- a CDS encoding RteC domain-containing protein, whose amino-acid sequence MEHLTLTETEFFRLISNPDSRTGLRTAYDEFTQRVIQLCLIPPESGHPVHALSYAETELQYHEALQGRSHESELNLHVHKALAFVRKMLRFLAREYHPLPPSHMFTGEKTGAPPSDAPPICWTGSISDLVELLYGLDTLKCINGGETGIQELMVHFSRFFGMELKPSQCYNAYVDIRRRKNDSRTYFFDRASEKLNERIVKDDERERARKR is encoded by the coding sequence ATGGAACATCTCACCTTGACGGAAACCGAGTTTTTCCGTCTGATAAGCAATCCCGACAGCCGCACCGGGTTACGCACGGCCTACGATGAGTTTACACAAAGGGTCATCCAACTCTGTCTCATCCCGCCCGAAAGCGGACATCCGGTACACGCCCTGAGCTATGCGGAAACGGAGCTGCAATACCATGAGGCCCTGCAAGGCAGGAGCCATGAGAGCGAACTGAATCTGCATGTACACAAGGCCCTTGCCTTTGTGCGCAAGATGCTACGGTTCCTTGCCCGGGAATACCATCCGTTGCCGCCCTCCCACATGTTTACCGGCGAGAAAACCGGCGCCCCTCCTTCTGATGCCCCTCCGATATGTTGGACAGGCAGCATATCCGACCTAGTGGAATTATTGTACGGGCTCGACACCCTGAAATGTATCAACGGCGGAGAAACCGGTATCCAGGAACTGATGGTCCATTTCTCCCGATTCTTCGGCATGGAGTTGAAGCCCAGTCAGTGCTACAACGCCTATGTGGATATCCGTCGTCGGAAAAATGACAGCCGTACCTATTTCTTCGACCGGGCTTCCGAAAAGCTGAACGAGCGAATCGTGAAAGACGATGAGCGGGAACGGGCACGCAAGAGATGA
- a CDS encoding sigma-54-dependent transcriptional regulator, producing MGKIIVVEDNLVYSRYVCNFLEENGYRTVSTSDCTGARKLFSMLEDDDIVLADLRLPDGDGILLLEELRREGKHNPYVIMTDYAEVPTAVRSMKSGAEDYIPKKLLTSQLPAMLQDLQKRQSFHEEPLFIRESEAYQKVFGRLHVLAKADICVMVRGENGTGKKHIAEKIHAQSDRADKPFVTVDCGLLSESLAASALFGHEKGAFTGAVGRKEGYWSEAEGGTLFLDEIGNLPLGVQQMLLCAIQDRRYRPVGGTKDRKANVRIITATNENLEEAISERRFRRDLYFRLSEYTVKVPPLRECPEDILPLAEFFRELYNQEHGRQVKGFDAEAKKRLLAHDWPGNVRELKQAVQSAVLFAQGELVTAEELNLDESGKPSDPDIALKGECMEKKRICQALEKAGHNRKEAARLLGISRSTLYEKMDLYGIQTKR from the coding sequence ATGGGAAAGATAATCGTAGTGGAAGACAACCTTGTGTACAGCAGGTATGTCTGCAATTTTTTGGAAGAAAACGGATACCGGACAGTCAGTACCTCCGATTGCACCGGTGCCCGGAAACTGTTTTCAATGCTGGAAGATGACGACATCGTGCTTGCCGACCTCCGGTTGCCTGACGGTGACGGCATCCTGTTGCTTGAAGAACTGCGCCGCGAGGGGAAGCACAATCCCTACGTCATCATGACGGATTATGCGGAAGTGCCTACCGCCGTGCGTTCCATGAAATCCGGAGCGGAAGACTATATCCCCAAGAAACTGCTGACCAGCCAGCTTCCCGCCATGCTCCAAGACTTGCAGAAAAGGCAGTCATTCCATGAGGAACCCCTGTTCATAAGGGAGAGCGAAGCCTACCAGAAAGTATTCGGACGTCTCCACGTCCTAGCCAAAGCCGACATCTGCGTGATGGTTCGGGGTGAGAACGGTACAGGAAAGAAACATATCGCTGAAAAGATACATGCCCAAAGCGACCGTGCGGACAAACCGTTCGTGACAGTGGACTGCGGGCTGTTATCCGAAAGTCTGGCCGCTTCCGCCTTGTTTGGGCATGAAAAAGGGGCTTTTACCGGGGCGGTCGGGCGCAAGGAAGGCTATTGGTCGGAAGCCGAGGGAGGAACGTTGTTCCTGGATGAGATAGGCAACCTTCCCCTCGGCGTACAGCAGATGCTGCTCTGCGCCATACAGGACAGGCGTTACCGTCCTGTCGGCGGCACAAAAGACAGGAAAGCCAACGTGCGCATCATCACCGCAACGAACGAGAATCTGGAAGAAGCCATATCGGAAAGGCGTTTCCGCCGGGACCTGTATTTCCGATTGAGTGAGTACACCGTGAAAGTACCCCCGCTCAGGGAATGCCCGGAAGACATCCTGCCGCTTGCTGAATTCTTCCGGGAACTTTACAACCAAGAGCATGGCAGACAGGTAAAAGGTTTCGATGCGGAGGCGAAGAAACGGTTGCTGGCCCATGACTGGCCGGGAAACGTACGGGAACTGAAACAGGCGGTCCAATCCGCCGTGCTTTTTGCCCAAGGGGAATTGGTGACGGCGGAAGAATTGAACTTGGATGAGTCCGGAAAGCCTTCCGATCCTGACATTGCCTTGAAAGGGGAATGCATGGAAAAGAAGCGGATATGCCAGGCTTTGGAAAAGGCCGGGCATAATCGGAAAGAGGCCGCCAGACTGCTGGGCATAAGCCGGAGCACGCTGTACGAGAAAATGGACCTGTATGGGATTCAGACGAAGAGGTGA
- a CDS encoding hybrid sensor histidine kinase/response regulator, with product MKVSLTQKIYAGNFLLLAAIVGMVVILFRERSRMREIDFEVHDLQSVRNDIHAAHLHITELSLLGESLISQENADTANYRQKRLSTDSLLLALKPRCRQHVRPEQIDTLRHLLADKEMHLFRVVEAIGIQDAADSLLVHHLPKVAERATRIRTVRKRRDNILGALGAKKTVRVLPSAGELHAFSDSLIAMQQEGTEDMETSADSLYARNLALNARLNHLIKNLDRQVQEAFFQREHKIMEAQSRSTLLLTSTLSTAILLLILFHIAIHREIRRNHGEKKKREELIGELQASNEKNRQLLQFRHNLMQTVSHEMRTALTAISGNAELLLRDEALEDRVRHILTVRESASRMASMTTELLEFFRLEIHKEKLHIRPFRSESIATVLETEFAPLAEAKGIEFVTDNQTTEVLGGDKERILRIGSNLLSNAVKFTRSGRITLCTDYKDGNFILYVQDTGTGIPEEKQEQIFAPFERLGNAVTQDGFGLGLAIVTNLVQLMQGSASVQSKPGIGSRFTVVLPLPKAEEVPEEEKSMDVRPSLAGCSVLAIDNDPVTLRLMREMYLQCGVSCDNCLTLAELTDRIRSKDYDLLITDLRMPEANGYEILELLRMSDIGNSRELPIVAATAAGYVSEEELKEAGFSGLLPKPFSIDELMEATRHCIRERGNRQPDFSALLAFGDKRKTLEQLIAETEKEIEEVRKASERKDLTALNSWVHHLRSSWMVIRTERPLQKLHEAIHKEPYSDEEVAYAARAVLEQGETIIEAARKEMKKWER from the coding sequence ATGAAAGTATCCTTGACACAAAAGATATATGCCGGGAACTTCCTGTTGCTGGCCGCCATAGTCGGAATGGTGGTTATCCTCTTTCGTGAGCGTAGCCGGATGCGGGAGATAGATTTCGAAGTGCATGACCTGCAATCGGTACGGAATGACATCCATGCCGCACACCTTCACATCACCGAGCTTTCCCTGCTGGGCGAGAGCCTGATCAGCCAAGAAAATGCAGATACGGCAAACTATCGCCAGAAACGGCTGTCCACAGACAGCCTGCTGCTGGCCTTGAAGCCCCGGTGCAGGCAGCATGTACGTCCCGAACAGATAGACACGCTCCGGCACCTGCTTGCCGACAAGGAAATGCACTTGTTCCGTGTCGTGGAAGCCATCGGGATACAGGATGCTGCTGACAGTCTGCTTGTCCACCATCTGCCCAAAGTGGCGGAACGTGCCACCCGCATACGCACCGTGAGGAAAAGAAGGGACAATATACTGGGAGCGTTGGGCGCCAAGAAAACCGTCCGGGTTTTGCCTTCCGCCGGAGAACTGCACGCATTCAGTGACAGCCTGATTGCCATGCAGCAGGAAGGGACGGAGGATATGGAAACCAGTGCCGACAGCCTGTACGCCCGCAATCTGGCATTGAACGCCCGGCTGAACCACCTCATCAAGAATCTGGACAGGCAAGTGCAGGAAGCCTTCTTTCAGCGTGAGCATAAGATAATGGAAGCGCAAAGCCGTTCCACGCTCCTGCTCACCTCTACCTTGTCCACCGCCATCCTCCTTTTAATCCTGTTCCACATCGCCATCCACCGGGAAATCCGCCGCAATCATGGCGAAAAAAAGAAACGCGAAGAACTTATCGGCGAATTGCAGGCGAGCAATGAGAAGAACCGGCAATTGCTGCAATTCCGTCACAACCTGATGCAGACTGTCAGCCATGAAATGCGCACGGCCCTGACGGCGATAAGCGGCAATGCAGAACTCCTGCTCCGGGATGAAGCCCTGGAAGACCGGGTACGCCACATATTAACCGTGCGTGAATCTGCCAGCCGCATGGCTTCCATGACCACCGAGCTGCTGGAATTTTTCAGGCTGGAGATCCATAAAGAAAAGCTGCATATCCGTCCATTCCGCTCCGAGTCAATAGCAACTGTGTTGGAAACGGAGTTCGCCCCTTTGGCTGAAGCCAAAGGAATCGAATTCGTGACTGACAACCAGACGACAGAAGTGCTGGGAGGCGATAAGGAGCGCATATTGCGCATCGGAAGCAACCTGCTCTCCAATGCGGTCAAGTTTACCCGCAGCGGTCGCATTACACTCTGCACGGACTATAAGGACGGCAACTTCATCCTGTACGTGCAGGATACCGGGACGGGCATCCCGGAAGAAAAGCAGGAACAGATTTTCGCCCCCTTCGAACGTCTGGGCAATGCTGTGACTCAGGACGGCTTCGGGCTGGGCCTTGCCATTGTGACCAATCTCGTACAGCTGATGCAGGGTTCTGCTTCCGTACAGAGCAAACCTGGCATAGGAAGCCGCTTCACCGTTGTCCTGCCGCTGCCGAAAGCCGAAGAAGTACCGGAAGAAGAGAAGTCAATGGATGTCCGTCCTTCACTGGCCGGATGTTCCGTGCTGGCCATAGACAACGACCCGGTGACGCTCCGCCTGATGCGCGAGATGTACCTTCAATGTGGCGTTTCATGCGACAACTGCCTTACGTTGGCCGAGCTGACCGACAGGATACGGAGCAAGGATTATGACCTGTTGATAACAGACTTGAGAATGCCGGAAGCGAACGGCTACGAGATTCTGGAACTGCTGCGCATGTCCGACATCGGCAATTCCCGTGAACTTCCCATCGTGGCAGCTACTGCGGCCGGCTATGTATCGGAGGAGGAACTGAAAGAAGCCGGATTTTCCGGATTGCTTCCCAAGCCGTTTTCCATAGACGAACTGATGGAGGCGACACGGCACTGCATCCGTGAAAGAGGGAACCGGCAGCCGGACTTCTCCGCCCTGTTGGCTTTCGGCGACAAGCGGAAAACATTGGAGCAGCTGATTGCCGAAACGGAGAAAGAGATAGAGGAAGTCCGGAAGGCATCCGAAAGGAAAGACTTGACAGCCTTGAACAGCTGGGTACACCATTTGAGGAGCTCATGGATGGTGATACGGACGGAACGCCCCTTGCAGAAGTTGCACGAAGCCATCCACAAGGAACCGTACTCGGACGAAGAAGTCGCCTATGCAGCCCGTGCCGTGTTGGAACAAGGAGAAACCATCATAGAAGCCGCCAGAAAGGAGATGAAGAAATGGGAAAGATAA